The following proteins come from a genomic window of Paenibacillus wynnii:
- a CDS encoding class I SAM-dependent methyltransferase codes for MFPVESLNTLIEKVISDRTLISASLSQLRKKEGVTFTKVQIKPVELKGKLHYQFAYYIGPKVEHRNIPAEQATEELFNLLNDTFRQGLICTQEADYQVLLSKKQKVSILTKSPTKKELPDLAHNRQKRYVLNEGEPVPFLVELGIMNSEGKVLAKKYDKFRQINRFLEMVEDVLGDLPTGRPLTIVDFGCGKSYLTFALYHYLAVREKRELKIVGLDLKADVIEHCSTLSSKLQYDNLRFLVGDIAEYDELEKVDMVVTLHACDTATDAALEKAVRWGASVILSVPCCQHELFSQVESEVLGPLLSHGILKERFSALATDAIRAKLLDLMGYRTQLLEFIDMEHTPKNILIRAVKSAAGDQAAKWREYTAFRDFLGAKPYLEKACSDLLPEEHPVQA; via the coding sequence ATGTTCCCTGTGGAATCCTTGAATACCCTTATTGAAAAGGTAATTAGCGACCGTACCTTGATTTCGGCGAGCTTAAGCCAATTACGCAAAAAAGAAGGTGTCACCTTCACCAAGGTACAGATTAAGCCCGTAGAATTAAAAGGCAAGCTGCACTACCAGTTTGCTTACTATATTGGACCCAAGGTTGAGCATCGCAATATACCCGCTGAACAGGCTACTGAAGAGTTATTTAATTTGCTGAATGACACGTTCCGTCAGGGACTGATCTGTACCCAAGAAGCGGATTATCAGGTCCTGCTGAGCAAAAAACAAAAGGTATCCATCCTCACCAAGTCTCCGACGAAAAAGGAGTTGCCTGATCTGGCCCACAACCGCCAAAAGCGTTATGTGTTGAATGAGGGAGAGCCCGTTCCCTTTCTAGTGGAGCTTGGAATTATGAACAGCGAGGGAAAGGTACTTGCTAAGAAATACGATAAGTTCCGGCAAATCAATCGGTTTTTGGAGATGGTGGAGGATGTTTTGGGAGACTTGCCTACCGGCCGTCCGCTTACGATTGTTGATTTTGGCTGCGGAAAATCATACTTAACGTTTGCTCTATATCATTATTTGGCGGTACGCGAGAAACGGGAGCTTAAGATCGTGGGTCTCGATTTAAAAGCAGATGTTATTGAGCATTGCAGTACTCTTTCCAGTAAGCTCCAATATGATAATCTGCGCTTTCTCGTAGGTGATATTGCGGAGTATGATGAGTTGGAGAAGGTAGATATGGTTGTGACACTTCATGCTTGTGATACCGCGACCGATGCAGCATTAGAAAAAGCGGTTCGTTGGGGAGCTTCTGTCATCCTCTCCGTACCCTGCTGTCAGCATGAACTGTTCTCACAAGTTGAGAGTGAAGTGCTCGGACCGTTGTTATCGCACGGTATTCTAAAAGAGCGCTTCTCGGCGTTGGCTACCGATGCTATCCGGGCGAAACTGTTGGACCTTATGGGCTACCGCACACAGCTGCTTGAATTCATTGATATGGAGCATACTCCGAAGAATATTCTCATCCGTGCCGTCAAAAGCGCGGCCGGCGATCAAGCTGCCAAATGGCGCGAATATACCGCATTCCGTGATTTTCTGGGGGCGAAGCCTTACCTGGAAAAAGCTTGCTCGGATTTGCTCCCGGAGGAACATCCGGTACAAGCCTAA